Part of the Spiroplasma turonicum genome, AAAAAGGACCTGATTTATATAGAGAATTATTTGAAGGAATAACAAATGTTTCTGATTATGATGCAGCATTTCCAACTTACTGAGAATCACTTGCAAATGGTAAAAAATACTTCTTTGACAATCAAGGTAATTCTGAATCAATTAAAGGTACAGCAAGTTCAAAAAATGTTATAGATAATTTTGAAACTATATTTGATATTGTTATAAATAAATCTAATCCTAATGAAGAAATAGGTTCAAAAGGAACTATAACTTTAACAGTGAAAAACAATAGCTATAAATTAGATTATATGCACAGTATAAGTGGATCAATTAAGATATATTATTCATTAGATGAAGAATAATATATCTACAAATTAAATAAATATTTAATTATAACCAACTTTTGTTGGTTATTTTATTTATTTTATTAAATAAACATATAAATGTTATAATTAAAAATATTAAAAGAAAGTGATAATATGGATAATAATATAAAAAAAATAGACCCAACAGAAACTTTGTATACTCAAATAAGTAACATAAAAACTAGAAAATCAGCAGCATTTGACTTCTGAAGAGTTTTTTCTATTGTTTTTGGAAACTCAATTGGTGTTGGTATATATTTAAAAAGTAAACAAGCTTTATTAGCTGCTCATAACCCGTATATTGTTTTAATTGTTCTTGTTTTAATGTCTTTTATTGGTATATCAATGGTTTTTGTGTTTATTGAATTAGGTACAAGTATAAAAAATAGATATCATACTCATACTTCTTTTGCAGAAACTTTCATAGGTAGAAGGACTGGCAGTATTTTTTCATTATTTTATTGTTTAATTTATATACCTGTTTATGTAGGTTTAATGGCAATAACTGTTTCATATTATGTATTTCGTTCCTTTGACGATTATTTTGGATCTAATCCATGAATAAACCAAGATTTAGAAGCTTTTTTAATTATATTTATTGCAGTATTCATAATATTTTTTATGTGTATATCAAATGGTCATGCATCAAATGGTTGATTTAAATACTTACATATATTTTTTAATAATTTAAAATTTGTACCATTAATTTTTGTAATAGGTTTAGGTTTTTTTGCTAAGTTTCACTCTAATACAACTGCATTTATTAGTGAAAATACAACTCAATGAAAATTTAGTTATTTTATATTAGTTATTCCTATGTTATTGTTTGAACTTGATGGATTTATGTATGGATCAAGTATTGAAAAAGAAATTAAACATAAAAAAATGCTTGCATTTGGTCAAGTTATTGGAATAATTATGGTTCTGTTTGTAAATATATTATTTGCTGTTGCATTATATTTTGGTACAATCAATGCAGATTCATTTTCTCTTATATCATCATTATTGCCTAAAGAAGGTGCATTAGCTTGTAAATTATTAATTGCACTTGTTGTTTTAGGATCTGTTGCAGGTTTTAGTAGTTTTGGTGTTATAAATTTAACAAGCACAACTGATAATAAAGGACCTCAATTAGTTTATTATAAAAAAAGTAAATCAATGATTTCATATAAATTAAGTGGTTATTTAAATGCAATAATAATTTCATCAACTTTGTTAGTATTATCATTAACTTCTTGATTTGTCTATAGAAGTTATATTGATAAGAATAATGTTACAAATGAATTTTATTATGTTGGTCAAGCAGTAACTTTTTTAATAGATAAAATTTCAGATTCTGTTGTTGTGCTTGCATTTACTACTTATTTAATCCTTATGTTAGCAGCACTTGTTAATCATAAAACAAAAAAAGTAAAGGATGTTTTAAATGTTAAAGGAAGTGTATATTTTAATATAATTGCTTCATCAATCATGGCTTCTTTTCTACTTTAT contains:
- a CDS encoding amino acid permease; this encodes MDNNIKKIDPTETLYTQISNIKTRKSAAFDFWRVFSIVFGNSIGVGIYLKSKQALLAAHNPYIVLIVLVLMSFIGISMVFVFIELGTSIKNRYHTHTSFAETFIGRRTGSIFSLFYCLIYIPVYVGLMAITVSYYVFRSFDDYFGSNPWINQDLEAFLIIFIAVFIIFFMCISNGHASNGWFKYLHIFFNNLKFVPLIFVIGLGFFAKFHSNTTAFISENTTQWKFSYFILVIPMLLFELDGFMYGSSIEKEIKHKKMLAFGQVIGIIMVLFVNILFAVALYFGTINADSFSLISSLLPKEGALACKLLIALVVLGSVAGFSSFGVINLTSTTDNKGPQLVYYKKSKSMISYKLSGYLNAIIISSTLLVLSLTSWFVYRSYIDKNNVTNEFYYVGQAVTFLIDKISDSVVVLAFTTYLILMLAALVNHKTKKVKDVLNVKGSVYFNIIASSIMASFLLYIYYDIFSKLGSNEIGQILQPTFVFVFTIMLVIFFIINECKLSKVNIDNNDFILRINPKNWNKNYNKLKEMENYKNKNKKFYDSLKSSNK